In Stieleria varia, one genomic interval encodes:
- a CDS encoding DDE-type integrase/transposase/recombinase, giving the protein MQYANQLWQADTMFGPHVDRRQTKLIAFIDDASRVLCHGEFFFEENVDSMVRAIRSAFYKRGLPEQLLVDNGSIYFCQEITLICARVGCILRHTAVRDAAAKGKIERFFRRVRDPFLIRLRGRKIVLRHERHRDGDVIVYEGGRRIGKARLLDAVANGMMRRKETS; this is encoded by the coding sequence ATGCAGTACGCCAACCAACTCTGGCAAGCCGACACGATGTTCGGGCCGCACGTCGACCGACGGCAAACCAAACTGATCGCTTTCATCGATGATGCCAGCCGCGTGCTCTGTCACGGCGAATTCTTCTTCGAGGAAAACGTCGACTCGATGGTCCGCGCTATCCGCAGTGCGTTTTACAAACGCGGACTTCCGGAGCAGTTGCTCGTCGACAACGGATCGATCTACTTTTGCCAGGAGATCACGCTGATCTGTGCCCGCGTGGGATGCATCTTGCGACACACGGCGGTTCGAGACGCGGCGGCCAAGGGAAAGATCGAACGCTTCTTTCGCCGAGTCCGCGATCCGTTCTTGATCCGCCTGCGTGGCCGAAAGATCGTGCTGCGTCACGAACGTCATCGCGATGGCGACGTGATCGTCTACGAAGGTGGCCGCCGGATCGGTAAGGCCCGCCTGCTGGACGCCGTGGCCAACGGCATGATGCGCCGGAAAGAAACCTCGTGA
- a CDS encoding PH domain-containing protein, whose amino-acid sequence MDTETADLTSLVYRCPMCRKAVEVDPHLTGEVITCPNCDRLFEVVPPQAHPVSADEKIDRSEILKGKEVADSEAVERTIHPVVFRRHLVGTIVCSVLLIAGVAGLSLGLSGRDVQWVSSSTLIVLSAIAAGIAALMLAKWFVESRFQSLQITNERSIYRRGIFNRSTSEVRHSDVRNLKVHQNLYERLLRFGDIAVSSAGQDDMEVVMNDIPQPNEVVDLIRSRQ is encoded by the coding sequence ATGGACACAGAAACCGCTGACCTCACGTCTCTCGTCTATCGCTGTCCGATGTGTAGAAAGGCCGTTGAAGTCGATCCACACCTCACGGGTGAAGTCATCACATGCCCAAATTGCGATCGGCTTTTCGAAGTCGTCCCACCACAAGCTCATCCGGTCTCTGCTGACGAGAAGATCGATCGCAGCGAAATCCTCAAGGGCAAGGAGGTTGCCGATAGTGAAGCAGTCGAGCGGACGATTCATCCTGTCGTTTTCCGTCGGCATCTGGTGGGAACGATTGTGTGCAGTGTCTTGTTGATTGCCGGTGTCGCCGGTTTGTCGCTGGGGCTTTCAGGTCGAGATGTGCAATGGGTCTCAAGCTCAACGCTCATCGTCTTGTCCGCGATTGCTGCAGGCATTGCTGCACTCATGCTGGCGAAATGGTTTGTCGAGAGTCGATTTCAGTCTTTACAGATCACCAACGAACGATCCATCTACCGTCGAGGTATCTTCAACCGCAGCACCAGTGAGGTGCGGCATAGTGATGTCCGCAACCTAAAGGTCCATCAAAACCTTTACGAGCGACTGCTGAGATTTGGCGACATTGCCGTCTCAAGTGCCGGCCAGGACGACATGGAAGTGGTCATGAATGACATCCCACAGCCCAACGAGGTCGTTGATTTGATCCGCAGTCGTCAGTGA